A genomic segment from Necator americanus strain Aroian chromosome III, whole genome shotgun sequence encodes:
- a CDS encoding hypothetical protein (NECATOR_CHRIII.G9107.T1) produces the protein MSLESLFVLIIVILLLILLFVGAEESRQSKTGTTSASEDERLKTYESRVIRQRYASQRSAPRRTSTPPPQVHELKMPPPPRVSSPRNPPPAVVMPPWGDDRRRLMHWEAVHPAGPIPEDCPKPIETCGRRDREDRAKPIETCGRREREDRLKPIETCGTRDGEDHPKPIETSGKREVEPPPEFCVYPGRMSERVSSGHDSSKGPVVVRPARKTDSCKTAELGSPLWTARQRTDNTHCMRSRPRTSSSTSSQDKKRKRSQENESARKRREQSIERRMEEDAIMRRKMRDDESRRRKQRQEEERRRQCEEQERRRAEDERRRQREAEEMRRMEEERRRMEEERRRQREQEEREEAERRKREEEQRRQREEEERRRREEFRRREEERRRIEEELRRQEEERRRQEEEERQRLEEERRRKELEERRRREAEERRRREEEERRRKEEEEEFRRREAEERKRREAEEERRRREAEERRRREEEERRRREEEEESRRREAEERRRREEEMRKQSEDAERHRRDREEQERRRREYEEQERRRQEEERRRRQEEDDRRRVICEVPPPRHGHRHHSRHRAKGEPPSRSRSTAKAH, from the exons ATGTCACTTGAATCGTTATTCGTGCTCATCATCGTTATACTCTTACTAATACTCCTATTTGTGGGCGCCGAAGAGAGCAGACAATCGAAAACAGGAACAACATCAGCATCA GAAGATGAAAGACTGAAAACGTATGAAAGTAGAGTGATTCGTCAACGATACGCCTCGCAGCGTAGCGCACCCCGTCGGACGTCAACACCTCCGCCGCAAGTACACGAACTGAAAATGCCTCCGCCGCCGAGAGTTTCGTCGCCGAGAAATCCACCGCCAGCTGTGGTCATGCCCCCATGGGGCGATGACAGGAGACGTTTGATGCATTGGGAGGCTGTACACCCGGCAGGACCAATCCCTGAGGATTGCCCTAAGCCGATCGAAACGTGTGGTAGAAGAGATCGTGAGGACCGTGCTAAACCGATCGAAACATGTGGTAGAAGGGAGCGTGAGGATCGCCTTAAACCGATCGAAACGTGTGGTACAAGGGATGGTGAGGATCACCCTAAACCGATCGAAACGTCTGGTAAAAGGGAAGTTGAGCCGCCACCAGAATTCTGCGTGTATCCTGGA aggatGAGCGAAAGGGTGAGCAGTGGTCACGATTCGTCGAAGGGGCCAGTAGTGGTGAGACCAGCGAGAAAGACTGATAGCTGCAAGACGGCTGAACTCGGATCGCCGCTGTGGACGGCAAGGCAAAGGACAGATAACACACATTGTATGAGGTCGAGACCGAGGACGTCCAGCAGCACTAGCAGCCAAGACAAAAAGCGTAAAAGATCGCAAGAGAATGAAAGCGCGCGCAAAAGACGTGAGCAGAGCATAGAACGACGAATGGAGGAAGACGCAATTATGCGTCGAAAGATGCGCGACGACGAGAGCAGACGCCGCAAGCAACGACAGGAAGAGGAAAGGAGAAGACAATGTGAAGAGCAGGAACGTCGAAGAGCTGAAGATGAGCGTCGAAGACAGAGAGAAGCGGAAGAAATGCGAAGAATGGAGGAAGAACGACGAAGAATGGAGGAGGAACGCCGAAGACAGCGGGAACAGGAGGAACGTGAGGAGGCTGAACGTCgaaagagagaggaagagcAACGTAGGCAACGTGAAGAGGAGGAACGCCGAAGGAGAGAAGAATTCCGAAGGAGAGAGGAAGAGCGTCGAAGGATAGAGGAGGAGCTAAGAAGGCAAGAAGAGGAACGCCGAAGACAAGAGGAAGAGGAACGACAAAGGTTAGAGGaggaacgaagaagaaaagagctgGAAGAACGTAGAAGAAGAGAG gcgGAGGAACGAAGGAgaagagaggaggaggaacgaaggagaaaggaggaggaggaggaattCCGAAGAAGAGAGGCTGaggaacgaaaaagaagagaggcCGAAGAGGAACGCCGAAGAAGAGAGGCGGAAGAACGAAGGAgaagagaggaggaggaacgaaggagaagagaggaggaggaggaatcCCGAAGAAGAGAGGCAGaggaacgaagaagaagagaggagGAGATGCGAAAGCAGTCTGAGGATGCTGAACGACATCGACGGGATCGTGAAGAGCAAGAAAGACGTCGAAGAGAATATGAAGAACAAGAACGCAGAAGGCAGGAAGAGGAGAGGAGGAGACGCCAAGAGGAGGATGACAGACGAA GAGTAATTTGCGAAGTGCCGCCACCACGCCATGGGCATCGCCATCACAGCAGACATCGTGCGAAAGGTGAACCGCCAAGCAGAAGCAGATCGACGGCCAAAGCGCATTGA
- a CDS encoding hypothetical protein (NECATOR_CHRIII.G9107.T2), translating into MSLESLFVLIIVILLLILLFVGAEESRQSKTGTTSASEDERLKTYESRVIRQRYASQRSAPRRTSTPPPQVHELKMPPPPRVSSPRNPPPAVVMPPWGDDRRRLMHWEAVHPAGPIPEDCPKPIETCGRRDREDRAKPIETCGRREREDRLKPIETCGTRDGEDHPKPIETSGKREVEPPPEFCVYPGRMSERVSSGHDSSKGPVVVRPARKTDSCKTAELGSPLWTARQRTDNTHCMRSRPRTSSSTSSQDKKRKRSQENESARKRREQSIERRMEEDAIMRRKMRDDESRRRKQRQEEERRRQCEEQERRRAEDERRRQREAEEMRRMEEERRRMEEERRRQREQEEREEAERRKREEEQRRQREEEERRRREEFRRREEERRRIEEELRRQEEERRRQEEEERQRLEEERRRKELEERRRREVEERRRREEEERKRKEAEERRRREEEERRRKEEEEEFRRREAEERKRREAEEERRRREAEERRRREEEERRRREEEEESRRREAEERRRREEEMRKQSEDAERHRRDREEQERRRREYEEQERRRQEEERRRRQEEDDRRRVICEVPPPRHGHRHHSRHRAKGEPPSRSRSTAKAH; encoded by the exons ATGTCACTTGAATCGTTATTCGTGCTCATCATCGTTATACTCTTACTAATACTCCTATTTGTGGGCGCCGAAGAGAGCAGACAATCGAAAACAGGAACAACATCAGCATCA GAAGATGAAAGACTGAAAACGTATGAAAGTAGAGTGATTCGTCAACGATACGCCTCGCAGCGTAGCGCACCCCGTCGGACGTCAACACCTCCGCCGCAAGTACACGAACTGAAAATGCCTCCGCCGCCGAGAGTTTCGTCGCCGAGAAATCCACCGCCAGCTGTGGTCATGCCCCCATGGGGCGATGACAGGAGACGTTTGATGCATTGGGAGGCTGTACACCCGGCAGGACCAATCCCTGAGGATTGCCCTAAGCCGATCGAAACGTGTGGTAGAAGAGATCGTGAGGACCGTGCTAAACCGATCGAAACATGTGGTAGAAGGGAGCGTGAGGATCGCCTTAAACCGATCGAAACGTGTGGTACAAGGGATGGTGAGGATCACCCTAAACCGATCGAAACGTCTGGTAAAAGGGAAGTTGAGCCGCCACCAGAATTCTGCGTGTATCCTGGA aggatGAGCGAAAGGGTGAGCAGTGGTCACGATTCGTCGAAGGGGCCAGTAGTGGTGAGACCAGCGAGAAAGACTGATAGCTGCAAGACGGCTGAACTCGGATCGCCGCTGTGGACGGCAAGGCAAAGGACAGATAACACACATTGTATGAGGTCGAGACCGAGGACGTCCAGCAGCACTAGCAGCCAAGACAAAAAGCGTAAAAGATCGCAAGAGAATGAAAGCGCGCGCAAAAGACGTGAGCAGAGCATAGAACGACGAATGGAGGAAGACGCAATTATGCGTCGAAAGATGCGCGACGACGAGAGCAGACGCCGCAAGCAACGACAGGAAGAGGAAAGGAGAAGACAATGTGAAGAGCAGGAACGTCGAAGAGCTGAAGATGAGCGTCGAAGACAGAGAGAAGCGGAAGAAATGCGAAGAATGGAGGAAGAACGACGAAGAATGGAGGAGGAACGCCGAAGACAGCGGGAACAGGAGGAACGTGAGGAGGCTGAACGTCgaaagagagaggaagagcAACGTAGGCAACGTGAAGAGGAGGAACGCCGAAGGAGAGAAGAATTCCGAAGGAGAGAGGAAGAGCGTCGAAGGATAGAGGAGGAGCTAAGAAGGCAAGAAGAGGAACGCCGAAGACAAGAGGAAGAGGAACGACAAAGGTTAGAGGaggaacgaagaagaaaagagctgGAAGAACGTAGAAGAAGAGAGGTAGAGGAACGAAGGAgaagagaggaggaggaacgaaaaagaaaagaggcgGAGGAACGAAGGAgaagagaggaggaggaacgaaggagaaaggaggaggaggaggaattCCGAAGAAGAGAGGCTGaggaacgaaaaagaagagaggcCGAAGAGGAACGCCGAAGAAGAGAGGCGGAAGAACGAAGGAgaagagaggaggaggaacgaaggagaagagaggaggaggaggaatcCCGAAGAAGAGAGGCAGaggaacgaagaagaagagaggagGAGATGCGAAAGCAGTCTGAGGATGCTGAACGACATCGACGGGATCGTGAAGAGCAAGAAAGACGTCGAAGAGAATATGAAGAACAAGAACGCAGAAGGCAGGAAGAGGAGAGGAGGAGACGCCAAGAGGAGGATGACAGACGAA GAGTAATTTGCGAAGTGCCGCCACCACGCCATGGGCATCGCCATCACAGCAGACATCGTGCGAAAGGTGAACCGCCAAGCAGAAGCAGATCGACGGCCAAAGCGCATTGA